The DNA window ATACCCTACAAATGCTTCAAAAAGTTTGCAGAATTTTTTGAAGTTCTTAAATGCTTTTTCATATCCTTCAGAAATTTTAATCTCATCAATATAGTGCCCTATAAAATCAGAAAAAGGTTCAGGCAATTTGCTTGATTTTCTTGCTGTTGAATAAGCAGCTTTAGCTTTTATAAGTTTTATCCGTCCATAAACGGAATCATCGATTGTTTTCACATCTTCAGGTAAGGTTCTTTCTATGTTTTTCACTTCCGAATAAAACCTTCTAATCTGTGTTTTTGTTAATTTGTCATTTTTATTTTTACTATTTTTACATTTATCCATTATATCTTTTGCTAGCTTATAAGCATCATCGCCCAGCAATTCTTTACTATCCAGAGAAGGATAGTCAATTTTTATACTTTCCTGCATCTGGTTTCGGGAATAACCAGCCGTCCTGTTCCCGTGGTAATTTTGGTTCATGATTCCCTCCAGTATTAGTTGTTATTTGTTTTTCTTCTCGTACTATAGAGCGCCAGGCTTATTCCAACTTTTAGGAATTGGAATAATTTGCGCTTTTCAAAGTCATGATTACCCATTAAATCAACTTGTAAACTCTTTAAAGGCTCATCCTCTCCAGGCCATTTTTCTCCATTCTTTATAGCAGGAATATTTCTCCTTATGTCATAGATAAATCTGAAACGATGTGCAAGTTTTTCAATATCATTATCTTCCAATTCATCATACTGTTTCCAGTACTTAAGGAACCGGTACAGCATCGACGACCATTTGTGTGTATCACCTTTTTCACCGCCATGTTTGTTAATGAACTGCTTCCAATCTTCCATGAATCTTATTTGTTCATCAAATTCACTCTCCCACAACATCGATAACCCGAACAGATTAACTCTGTTACGTCCGTCATTTTTTGCCCTTTCCAGTGCTGCATCTGCGTTTTCCACTGCTCTGTAAACTGGAAATCCGGTTTTAAAAAGTGAAATTCCACCAGAAATGGTAAATGAGGGATTGCTTCCTGTACAATGCTTGAAAGCTTTTTGCAGCTCTGTTGAAAACTCTATTATTCTATTCCAGGGGCCTATTATACTCAGATCATCACCACCGGAAAACACTGTATAAAGGTTATTATATTTTTCATCCAGAAGCATCGATGGTACCTTAAATGCAAAAAACTGATTCAACATTCGTGATATTGCAGTATTTCTCGAAATGCTGCTGGAATTTCCAAACCCACTTGAAAAAACATAACCCATGTTGTCAACATCTGCCTTCAAAACTGCAAGAGCATTGAACCCTTCCGCTGTGTCTGCCATTTTATCAAAACTTTTGCATACCAGTTCATTTTCCCCGGAATCATCATCGTCTTTTTCAGCAACCGGAACAACATTTGAATAATTGAGCTGCGGAAGAATAGTATCCTGTTCTTTACTTTTTTTTGAAATATTGTTAATTTCCCATATTGCAGCACATGCACCGGTATCAACTGGTTTACCAAACAATACTTCGTAACGGCTATAAATACCATCCGAAGATTCATTAACATTTATAATTCTTTCTCTGGTCAGATTTTTCCCGATATCTATGAATTCACAGCAGTTTTTTCCAACTCTATCTCTGGGATCTGCCGGTTCGCGGCCACACAAGCTGCAGGAGGTAATTTTCTCTGTTGAAGCCCATCTTT is part of the Fibrobacter sp. genome and encodes:
- the csm2 gene encoding type III-A CRISPR-associated protein Csm2, translated to MNQNYHGNRTAGYSRNQMQESIKIDYPSLDSKELLGDDAYKLAKDIMDKCKNSKNKNDKLTKTQIRRFYSEVKNIERTLPEDVKTIDDSVYGRIKLIKAKAAYSTARKSSKLPEPFSDFIGHYIDEIKISEGYEKAFKNFKKFCKLFEAFVGYSYGMGLPD